One Haemorhous mexicanus isolate bHaeMex1 chromosome 9, bHaeMex1.pri, whole genome shotgun sequence DNA segment encodes these proteins:
- the LOC132331244 gene encoding beta-1,3-galactosyltransferase 2 encodes MLQWRRRHCCLAKMTWNTKRSLFRTHLIGLVSLVFLFAMFLFFNHHDWLPGKAGFRENPMSYTIRGFRSTKSETNHSSLRSVWRDAVPQTLRPQTVTNPNNTDLSPQGVTGLENTLSANGSIYNEKGTGHPTSYHFKYVINEPDKCQEKTPFLILLIAAEPGQVEARQAIRQTWGNESLTPGIQIVRIFLLGLSTKVDGYLQRTILEESRQYHDIIQQEYFDTYYNLTIKTLMGMNWVATYCPHVPYVMKTDSDMFVNTEYLIHKLLKPELPPRHKYFTGYLMRGYAPNRNKDSKWYMPPDLYPSERYPVFCSGTGYVFSGDLAEKIFKVSLSIRRLHLEDVYVGICLAKLRIDPMPPPNEFVFNHWRVSYSSCKYSHLITSHQFQPSELIKYWNHLQQNKHNACANAAKDKAGRYRHRRLH; translated from the coding sequence ATGCTTCAGTGGAGAAGACGACACTGCTGCTTGGCGAAGATGACCTGGAATACCAAAAGGTCTCTGTTCCGCACTCATCTCATTGGCCTGGTCTCTCTGGTGTTTCTTTTTGCCATGTTTCTGTTCTTTAACCATCACGACTGGCTGCCAGGCAAGGCTGGATTCAGAGAAAACCCCATGTCTTACACCATACGAGGATTTAGATCTACAAAAAGTGAGACCAACCACAGCTCTCTAAGGAGCGTGTGGAGAGATGCTGTGCCTCAGACACTCAGGCCTCAGACAGTCACCAACCCTAACAACACAGATCTGTCCCCGCAGGGAGTAACTGGTTTGGAAAACACCCTCAGTGCCAATGGAAGTATTTACAATGAGAAAGGCACTGGGCATCCAACTTCTTATCATTTCAAATACGTAATCAACGAGCCTGACAAGTgtcaggaaaaaaccccttttcTAATACTGCTCAtagctgcagagccaggccaggTGGAAGCCAGACAAGCAATTCGACAGACCTGGGGCAACGAGAGCCTCACACCTGGCATCCAAATTGTGCGGATTTTTTTGTTGGGCTTAAGCACCAAGGTAGATGGATACCTCCAGAGAACCATCCTTGAGGAAAGCAGACAGTACCACGACATCATTCAACAAGAATACTTCGACACCTACTATAATTTAACTATAAAAACTCTGATGGGAATGAACTGGGTTGCAACCTACTGTCCACATGTTCCGTACGTTATGAAAACTGATAGTGATATGTTTGTCAATACTGAATATTTAATACACAAGCTCCTGAAACCAGAACTTCCTCCAAGACACAAGTATTTTACAGGTTATTTAATGAGAGGTTATGCACCTAATAGGAACAAGGATAGCAAGTGGTACATGCCACCTGATTTGTATCCAAGTGAACGTTACCCTGTATTCTGCTCTGGAACTGGTTATGTTTTTTCTGGAGACTTAGCAGAAAAAATCTTTAAGGTCTCCTTAAGCATCAGACGTTTACACTTAGAGGACGTGTACGTGGGGATCTGTCTCGCCAAGCTGCGGATTGACCCCATGCCCCCACCCAACGAGTTCGTCTTCAATCACTGGCGAGTTTCTTACTCCAGCTGTAAATACAGCCACCTAATTACCTCCCATCAGTTCCAACCCAGCGAGCTGATCAAATACTGGAACCACCTGCAGCAGAACAAGCACAACGCCTGCGCCAACGCGGCCAAAGACAAGGCCGGCAGGTACCGCCACCGCAGGCTGCACTGA